The Notoacmeibacter ruber DNA segment AAGCTATCGCTACGCCAGCCTCGTCACCATTGCGCCGTTCGAATACACATCGATGGTGGTCGCGATCGGCGTTGGCTTCCTCGTCTTCAGCGAAGTGCCAACTGTCTATACCATCATCGGAAGTGCGATCATCATCGTCGCGGGCCTCGCCATCATCTGGCGCGAGCACAAACTCGGCCTGGAACGCCGTCGCGCCAAGAAACTGACTTCTCCGAGCTGAAGGAGCCGCCTAGGCGGCCGCCTCTTCCTGTTCGACCGGACCGCTTTCATCCTGACGGGGATCGAGTTCGTAAACCTGCTGGGTCTGGAACGGCGTGACCGGCACCGCCTGGAAGTCGTCGCGCTCTTCCGGAGCGATGGCCTCGCGCCGTGTCGTCCGCCAATAGGCGTAACTGCCATAAGCAAGGAACGTCGTACCAAGAGACACGAACAGGCCGATCGGCCCTATCAGGCTAAAGAGCTGACCTCCAATGACCGGGCCGACCATCGTGCCGATGCCATAGGTGATGAGAAGGCTTCCCGACACCTGAACGAACTCGTCCGCATTGGCGTGGTCGTTGGTGTGGGCGACGGCGATGGAGTAGCTCGGGAACAGCGCCATGCCGATCATCAGCGTGCCCATCATGTTGAGCAACGCCGATTGCGGTGCCGCCATGGAAAGGAAGAGACAGACCACCGCTCCCACCGCGCCGATCATCGCCATGACGTAGCGGCGGTCGATACGGTCGGAGAGCCGTCCGAAAGGAAACTGGGCAAGCATGCCGCCAACCATGGCGGCGGAGACCAGCGTGGCTGTCGCGACCGAAGAAAGGCCGATCCGCTGCCCGTAAAGCGGGGCAAAGTAGTTCCATACTCCGAAGAGAAAGCCCGATAGCAAGGCACCGACGAAACCGACCGGCGAGCGAGCGAATAGACCGTTCAGATCAAGCTTCACGGTCTCCGGCGGCACGGGCGAGGGCGAAACGGAAAGCGTCATCGGCAAAAGCGCCGCGCCAAAGAGGAGGGCGGTCAGCTGGAAGAGACGCCCGTCGCCGATTTCGAAGAGGGTGTAGGCATATTGCCCTGCTGTCAGGCCAACCATCGTGACGATGAGATAGGCCGAAAGCACGAAGCCCCGATTGGCGGGCTCTGCCTTTTCGTTGAGCCAGCTTTCCAGGACCATGTAGCTGCCGGCGGCGGCAAGACCGGCGAGCACCCGGAAGAGAGCCCAGGCCCATGGGCTGACGACCAGACCGTGCAGGATGATCGATGCGGCGAGAACCGTCTGGATGGCGGCGAAGGTTCTGATATGGCCCACCCGGCGGATCTGGACGGGCATTAGAAAACAGGCCGCCGTGAAGGCGATCGCCTGCGCCATGCCGATAACGCCGATGGTCCCTGCGCTCCATCCCTCGACGCCGGCGCGCAGCGGAATGATGAGGTTCGTCAGGCCGATGGCCGCGAACATCAGGAAGGCGCTCAGAAAAAGCGACGCGAAGGGGGCAAGAAGACGATAGTTCATCGCGCGCCATTCCACACTGACCAAGGCGGAATTGTGGCAGAGAATGCGGACTATTTCTTTTCAGTGAGGCGAGACTTCACGGCAAGAAGATCCTGCCATGTCAGGCGCTTCTGAGCAGGATTCTTGATCAGGTAGTGGGGATGGAATGTCGGGCGGACTACAATCGGGACCATCGAGCCTGAGTCAGCGGCGACCTCGATGGAATGCCAGCGACCGCGCTCTTTCAGAAAATTATTCGAGCCGCCCGTAAGGGTTCGTAACGCCGTCTGCCCGAAGCTGAGAATGACCTGCGGCTTGCCGAGAGCGATATGACGCAGCAGGAATGGCCGTAGAAGCGCTTGCTGTTCTTCGCTGGCGAGGCCGCCCGGAGGACGCCATGGACATGCTGCTGCCATGCGCGTATCGGCGCGGCTTCGGCCGATGGCGGCAAGCATCCGGTCCGTCATGCGGCCTGCTGAACCGCTCCATAACGGCCCATCCGTCACATCATCCTTCTCGGGGCAGTCGCCGATGACGAGCAGAGAAGACGTCTCCGGCCCGGAACCAAACACCCTGTGCGGCACAGCCTGGGCCAGATTGATTCCCGACCAGTTGGCCAGAGCCTGATGGAGAGCATCCAGTGTCTCTGCCTGCCGGGCAATCTCTGTGGCCTCGGCAATGCGGGCCGGAAGGTCCTGGGAGGACGCTGGAGCGGATGGCGTTGCAAGCCCCGAAGTCCCAGCCGGTCGGGCGTCGCCAACAGAACGAGCCGATGAGGCGACGGCAGGGCGCTGGTCACTGCTTGGCTCGGGGATCGCAAGCCTGTTCACAGGCTGGTCGTCGAGTGGCGTATCAACCCCCGCTTCCCGATAGAATTCCAAAATGCCGACCAGATCGTCCATGACCGCCATCTATGAAGCTCATAGGCGTACAGGCAAGGCATGTTGCGCTAAAAAGAGCGGCAGCCCTCTCTGCCAAGGCAAAATTGCTGGTCGTGTGCGCGTGAGAATGTCGGAGGGGAAATCTGCATGCGCCAAGCGGTGGAAATCCATAAAGCCGATATCTGGACTACCGTTTACGTAAACGTAAGTGTATAGCTTACGGTTGACTGGATTGATCGGTTCGGTGTCATACCTTTCCTCAAAGGATCGTAGCCGTGCCGGGAGGTTGCCGCGATCTGTATCGGGCGTTGAACATGGGAGAAGGTTGTGAGCGAAGTCGAGCGCGAGAGCATGGAATTCGACGTGGTGATCGTCGGAGCGGGACCAGCCGGCCTTTCAGCGGCCATCCGGCTGAAGCAACGCGACGAAAACCTGTCAGTCGTGGTGTTGGAGAAGGGCGCCGAGGTCGGCGCGCATATTCTCTCGGGCGCTGTGCTGGATCCGGCAGGGCTCGACGCGCTGATTCCCGATTGGCGGGACGACCCGGACTGCCCGGTGCAAACGGAAGTCACGGCAGACCATTTTCTTGTCCTCGGCCATTCCGGTTCGATACGCCTGCCCAATGCCATGATGCCGCCGCTGATGAGCAATCACGGCAACTACATCGTCTCGCTTGGTGATGTGTGCCGCTGGCTTGCCGGCAGGGCCGAAGCGCTGGGCGTGGAGATCTATCCGGGTTTTGCCGCTGCGAACCTGGTTTATGGCGAAAACAGCGAAGTGCGCGGTGTCATTACCGGCGACATGGGCGTCACCCGAGAGGGCGAAGAAGGCGCGAACTTCATGCCGGGCATGGAATTGCTGGGCAAATACACGCTGATCGGGGAGGGGGTCCGCGGTAGCCTTGCCAAGCAACTCGTCGAAAAATTCGACTTGGCGGCGGACCGGGAACCGCAGAAATTCGGGATCGGGCTGAAGGAAGTGTGGGAGGTGAAACCCGAACATTTCAAGAAGGGCCTCGTCCAGCACTCTTTCGGCTGGCCGCTCAAGACCAACACGGGTGGCGGATCTTTCCTTTATCATTACGATGACAACAAGGTCTCGGTGGGCTTCGTGGTCCACCTCAATTACGAGAACCCCTACCTCTCGCCCTTTCAGGAATTTCAGCGCTTCAAGACGCATCCTGCCATCGCTCCCGTCTTCGAGGGAGCCAAGCGGATCTCCTATGGTGCAAGGGCTATCACCGAGGGCGGCTATCAGTCGGTTCCGAAGCTCACCTTCCCCGGAGGCGTCCTGATCGGCTGTTCCGCCGGCTTCGTCAACGTCCCCCGAATCAAGGGAATCCACAATGCGATGCAATCCGGCCGGGTCGCAGCAGAGCATGCTGCTGACGCGCTCGCCGAGGGCAGGACCCATGACGAGCTTTCGGTGATCGAGGCGGAATGGCGCGATGGGCCGATCGGCAAGGATCTGAAGCGTGTACGCAACGTGAAACCGCTCTGGAGCCGTTTCGGCACGATTCTTGGCGTCGGCCTCGGCGGAATCGATATGTGGCTGAACCAGCTCTTGGGTTTTTCGCCTTTCGGGACGCTCGGTCATGGCGAGACGGATGCCAAAGCCACCAAGAAGGCCGAGGGTTTCGCGCCGATCGATTATCCGAAGCCCGATGGCGAACTGACCTTCGACCGGCTTTCATCCGTGTTCCTGTCCAATACGAACCATGAAGAAGATCAGCCGATCCACCTTCATGTGAAGGATATGAGTTTGCAGGAGCGGAGCGAACTGCATGAATATGCAGGGCCATCGACACGCTATTGCCCCGCCGGCGTCTATGAATGGGTGGATGCCGAGGGCAACGCGATTCCTGCTGAGAAGATGCTCGAGGTCGAGGACGCGACCTATGTGATCAACGCGCAGAACTGCGTTCACTGCAAGACGTGCGACATCAAGGATCCGAACCAGAACATCAATTGGGTTCCGCCTCAGGGCGGCGAGGGACCGGTTTACCAGAGCACCTGATGTCACCGTGCCGGCACAGATCGGCGCGAAAATCGGCTGATCGGTTTCTCGGCGCCTATCGATAATAGACGCCGGGACAAAGCCGTGTTTGAATATATGGCGTCGTTCTGATGTTTGGGCCTGCCATGTCGTTGAGGATTTCGTGTCTTGCTGTTTTGTTCGTCGTCAGCACGCTCGCAGGCGTGGCGACGGTGCAAGCGCGTGTGGATTTGTCGGAAAGCACGCAATACTACACGGCCAAGGGCCAGACCGGTAAGGAAGTCGCGCGTCACATGGCGCGACGTGGGCCGCGAAGCGGCTTTCTGGCCCGTGCCATCGCCCAGACTTGGTATAGCCCCAAGATCGATGGTGATCTGGTGCTACGAGACGGCGTCTGTCGTGCCAGAGATCCTGCGGTGAAGCTGCATATCCGATACACCTATCCGCGGCTGGGTCCGGAGGCGGGGCCACGACTGCAAAAGCGCTGGTCTGCCTTCATGAAAGGTGTGGTCAAGCACGAAAGCCAGCATGCGGCATTGGCCCGCCAGATGGCCACAAGGATGGACGAACTCCTAACTGGTTTCGCCATGCGCGTCGAGGGTCGTAGCTGTCGTGCCGCCCAGCGTGAACTTTCAAGGCGCCTGGACGCGATCTGGAAAGCCTATGATCTGCGTCAGAATACATTCGACAGGGCCGAACATCGACGTGGCGGCGAGGTCGACAAGCTGTTGAGAGCGCTCGTCCGCTAATCGCGGCGGCAACCGCGATCAGTCTTGCGGTCCAAGACAGATATTGCTCTGGATCTGATCGATGCAGGGAAAGAAAACGCCGGCGTCGACCGTATAGACCGGACGAACTTTCTCGGCGGCGACGACAGACAGGCCTGCGCCGAAAGCGGCGGACAGGAGGCAGATGGCGAGGAAGCGGCGGACAAGCATTGGATTGGACCGGGTTGCGTTCAACATGTCCTGACTATCCCACGACCGCACTGAACCAACCCTGAGATGGCCGTTCAGCCAGCGTTCAAATTCGTTGACGAAACGAGAAGACGTCCGTTTCTATGGCTATATCAGAGAGTTATAAAAGAGTCCGTGTCCGCACACGCATCCTCTCGACGGCATAATCCCCAAGCTCATGCGTGGCGATCTGTCCGGCGACCGGAAGGCCGCCGGACAGATTGTTCAGTGAGCCATCAGGACCGGCACGGTGATCTGGTCGACAATGGAGCGCGTTGCTCCACCGAAGACGAGTTCGCGCCAGCGCGTGTGGCCGTAAGCGCCCATGGCGATCATATCGGCGCCGATATCGGATGCCGCGTTCAGCAGTTCGTTTCCGATAGTCTTGGAGCTCAGCTTTCGCGACATGGCTTCAACCTTAAGACCGTCGCGCGCTAGCGTTCTTGCCAATGTATCGCCGGGCACGAAGCCCTTGCCGGCATCTTCCTGTCCGGTGTCGATCGCAACGACTGTGATCCGGCCTTCCGGCTTGACTAGCGGCAGGACGTCGAAGGCCGCGCGGGCCGCTTCGCGCGTACCATTCCATGCGATCATGACGTGGGAACCGATATCCGTGGAGGATGTGTGTTCCGGAACGACAAGCACTGGCCGTCCAGCGTCGAGGGCAAGAACTTCCGGCGCGACCGCCCTGTTGATCTTGCCCTTCTGGAGGGCGACCACGAGGTCGTAATTGCGGGCCAGCCGGGCCAGCTTGGCGCCGATACCGTTGGGGCCTGCGGTCGCATGCGTGATATTGCCTGTCAGCGAACCATCGGCCGCAAGCACCTTGGAGAGCTTCTCATCGACCTGTTTGGTGCGCTTTTTGACATCTGCCTCGTAGCGGGCACGAATCTCGTCGTAATAGGCATCGCTCAGCGCGAAAGGTTCGATCGGGGCAACGCCTTCGAAGGCGGGGGAGACGTGCGCTCCGACAATCCGCGCCGAGAGGCGTTTGGCCAGCGGGCCAGCAACCTTCATCAGCGGGTCCAGCGTCTCGGGGCAGGTGAGATCAAGCATCATCGTCGTCATTGGTCGTTCCTCCATACCGTTGGAGCTTATGATGGCGCTCTATCGCCATCGCCGCCTTGATCCTCGTCAAACACTCGGAAAGGCACCCAACGAAAATGGCCGGCGCCTAGCGGGCCGGCCATTCGACAGTGTCAGATTAAATCGAGCGCGTCTTACTTAACGCGCGTAAGCGTCTCGCTTTTGCAGATGACGCCGCCAAGAACGCAGCCGGACAGCTTCAGAGAACTCCCCGAAACACTTGCCTTGCCGGAGTAGGTCTTGCCTTCATCAAGCTTGTTGACCTTGCCCTTGTAGCTTCCGCCGGTGCCATTCATGCAGCCGATCGATTTGCCCTTGTATTCGCCGGACATTACCGTGCCGCAGTAAGGGCCGGAGCCGGAATAGGAGATCACGGTCCCGTTGGGGCGCTGCCACTTGCCGACGATGGGCTCTGCCGCGAAAGCAGGACCGGCAGCGAGAAAGCCAGCGGCAAGGCCGGCCATTGCGATTGAAGCGAATTTCATCAGTTTCCTCCCTGGCGTGATAAACAGAACGCCTCTCTTATTCTTACGCGTACGTAAACGTAGGTCAATACGGACCGTGATACAGAGACACGGTCGCGGCGGCACATCAGGCCCTATTATGGAAACGAAAAGAGGGGTGGTTTGGATGCAGTCGAGTGGAGAATTAGAAAGCCGGAAACGGTGAATTCATCCGATCGTGCCGCGGGGTTCAGGCGTGAATCCCGGTTGACGGGAGGCGATCACTGCACTTCTGCCAGCCTGCTGCGATAAAGCTCTGCGGTTGTCTCGTCGAAAGCGCAGAGCACGACCGTCTTCGGAAGTTTGTGGTTGCGAAGAAACGTCGCGATCTCGCTGACGGCGACATTGGCAGCAGCCGGCTTGGGATAGGCGTAGACTCCGGTCGATATGGCCGGAAAGGCGACGCTCTCGCATGCATTCTCGCTCGCCAGCCGCAGGCTGTTCCGGTAGGCGCTCCGCAACAGAGCCTCTTCTCTCCTATCGCCGCCGTGCCAGACCGGTCCGACCGTATGGATCACATGCCTCGCCGGCAGCTTGTAGCCTCCAGTGATTCTGGCTTCGCCGGTTGGACATCCGCCAAGCGTACGGCATTCCGCGAGAAGGTCTTTCCCTGCCGCCCTGTGGACCGCGCCGTCGACGCCACCGCCACCAAGCAGGCTCTCATTGGCCGCATTGACAACGGCATCCACCGAAAGCGCGGTAATATCGCCGACGATTACTT contains these protein-coding regions:
- a CDS encoding MFS transporter yields the protein MNYRLLAPFASLFLSAFLMFAAIGLTNLIIPLRAGVEGWSAGTIGVIGMAQAIAFTAACFLMPVQIRRVGHIRTFAAIQTVLAASIILHGLVVSPWAWALFRVLAGLAAAGSYMVLESWLNEKAEPANRGFVLSAYLIVTMVGLTAGQYAYTLFEIGDGRLFQLTALLFGAALLPMTLSVSPSPVPPETVKLDLNGLFARSPVGFVGALLSGFLFGVWNYFAPLYGQRIGLSSVATATLVSAAMVGGMLAQFPFGRLSDRIDRRYVMAMIGAVGAVVCLFLSMAAPQSALLNMMGTLMIGMALFPSYSIAVAHTNDHANADEFVQVSGSLLITYGIGTMVGPVIGGQLFSLIGPIGLFVSLGTTFLAYGSYAYWRTTRREAIAPEERDDFQAVPVTPFQTQQVYELDPRQDESGPVEQEEAAA
- a CDS encoding electron transfer flavoprotein-ubiquinone oxidoreductase produces the protein MEFDVVIVGAGPAGLSAAIRLKQRDENLSVVVLEKGAEVGAHILSGAVLDPAGLDALIPDWRDDPDCPVQTEVTADHFLVLGHSGSIRLPNAMMPPLMSNHGNYIVSLGDVCRWLAGRAEALGVEIYPGFAAANLVYGENSEVRGVITGDMGVTREGEEGANFMPGMELLGKYTLIGEGVRGSLAKQLVEKFDLAADREPQKFGIGLKEVWEVKPEHFKKGLVQHSFGWPLKTNTGGGSFLYHYDDNKVSVGFVVHLNYENPYLSPFQEFQRFKTHPAIAPVFEGAKRISYGARAITEGGYQSVPKLTFPGGVLIGCSAGFVNVPRIKGIHNAMQSGRVAAEHAADALAEGRTHDELSVIEAEWRDGPIGKDLKRVRNVKPLWSRFGTILGVGLGGIDMWLNQLLGFSPFGTLGHGETDAKATKKAEGFAPIDYPKPDGELTFDRLSSVFLSNTNHEEDQPIHLHVKDMSLQERSELHEYAGPSTRYCPAGVYEWVDAEGNAIPAEKMLEVEDATYVINAQNCVHCKTCDIKDPNQNINWVPPQGGEGPVYQST
- a CDS encoding universal stress protein — encoded protein: MTTMMLDLTCPETLDPLMKVAGPLAKRLSARIVGAHVSPAFEGVAPIEPFALSDAYYDEIRARYEADVKKRTKQVDEKLSKVLAADGSLTGNITHATAGPNGIGAKLARLARNYDLVVALQKGKINRAVAPEVLALDAGRPVLVVPEHTSSTDIGSHVMIAWNGTREAARAAFDVLPLVKPEGRITVVAIDTGQEDAGKGFVPGDTLARTLARDGLKVEAMSRKLSSKTIGNELLNAASDIGADMIAMGAYGHTRWRELVFGGATRSIVDQITVPVLMAH
- a CDS encoding DUF922 domain-containing protein, producing MFVVSTLAGVATVQARVDLSESTQYYTAKGQTGKEVARHMARRGPRSGFLARAIAQTWYSPKIDGDLVLRDGVCRARDPAVKLHIRYTYPRLGPEAGPRLQKRWSAFMKGVVKHESQHAALARQMATRMDELLTGFAMRVEGRSCRAAQRELSRRLDAIWKAYDLRQNTFDRAEHRRGGEVDKLLRALVR
- a CDS encoding uracil-DNA glycosylase, with amino-acid sequence MAVMDDLVGILEFYREAGVDTPLDDQPVNRLAIPEPSSDQRPAVASSARSVGDARPAGTSGLATPSAPASSQDLPARIAEATEIARQAETLDALHQALANWSGINLAQAVPHRVFGSGPETSSLLVIGDCPEKDDVTDGPLWSGSAGRMTDRMLAAIGRSRADTRMAAACPWRPPGGLASEEQQALLRPFLLRHIALGKPQVILSFGQTALRTLTGGSNNFLKERGRWHSIEVAADSGSMVPIVVRPTFHPHYLIKNPAQKRLTWQDLLAVKSRLTEKK
- a CDS encoding O-acetyl-ADP-ribose deacetylase, which produces MTEKDLLDRIEVIVGDITALSVDAVVNAANESLLGGGGVDGAVHRAAGKDLLAECRTLGGCPTGEARITGGYKLPARHVIHTVGPVWHGGDRREEALLRSAYRNSLRLASENACESVAFPAISTGVYAYPKPAAANVAVSEIATFLRNHKLPKTVVLCAFDETTAELYRSRLAEVQ
- a CDS encoding DUF2147 domain-containing protein, which produces MKFASIAMAGLAAGFLAAGPAFAAEPIVGKWQRPNGTVISYSGSGPYCGTVMSGEYKGKSIGCMNGTGGSYKGKVNKLDEGKTYSGKASVSGSSLKLSGCVLGGVICKSETLTRVK